The genome window ATAATGGTTATGATACATATtgtggagagagaggagtTCAGCTATCAGGAGGTCAGAAACAAAGGATTGCAATAGCTCGGGCAATACTGAAGAACCCGTCAATCCTCCTACTGGATGAGGCTACCAGCGCGCTTGATAGCGTGTCGGAGAAGGCAGTTCAAGAAGCGCTCGAGAAGATGATGGTCAGTAGAACATGTATAGTCATTGCTCACCGGCTATCCACGATACAAAAGGCCAACTCCATTGCTGTGATCAAGAATGGTAAGGTTGCAGAACAAGGTTCACATAATGAATTGATTTCCTTGGGACGCAACGGAGCATACTACTCTCTGATAAAACTACAGACTGGTAGTTCACCTCCCAGGTAAAAACCAGAGAAATGGTGACCAAACGTTAAGGATGTTGCATATGATATGTAGATTGGTTTTGAATTAGTTACATGAATTTTTGTCAATATGAGAAGGAATTTGTATTTAGGTTGCTTTTTACATGGAAGATGGATATGATTTAGGCTTTGCTCatattttctgaattttataGTTATGTTAAAGCCATTTGCAGCACAGTGGTAAGCTGGGATTTTACCTTGGTTCTTGGTTTAGTTTTGAATAATTGGGAAACAAGAAAATTCTCATTCAAAAATTCAAGATGGTAGATGAAAATCAGCAAGGAGATGAGATCATAAATGAGAATCATGAGATTGAATTGCCatttaaaccctaaaatttgtgTAAAGTGGAGCACTTAATGTCTGGCCTTTACAGCATGGAAATCTGATTCCCAGAACATCATAAGTTGATATCTTGTTGAAATCTAGCCACGTTCTTTCTTGTTATGTAGGACCAACCCACTTTAACAAAGTTTATCAAAGAAAACAGCAGGAATTTTTCAAAGCTATATCTTGTTTATTGGAATACCACTCCGCTTTCAAAGGCGATATGTTGGCATCATTATTTTCCAGCCAATTCATTTTCCCACCCGAGTCGTGTATCGAGTCGTATCGGAAATTGCCACCACAGTTCATTAACTCCAGGaacaaaaatgaatgaaaaacacatcaaaatgtgatgaaaaacaacaaaattcaaaatattagaTAATTCAGACAAGCCAAATAAATAGCCaccaaaaatttgaaattccaTTTCAATATTCTGGTACAAAAAGTTAGCACCAATTTCTTCCTTCCTAAgttaaaaaaagaacagaaaaataataatcaaaaataaaaaataacactGAAATGCAGTTCAGTCATTGGAGCAAAATCACAAATTGAGCAAAATCATTGAGCAAAATCACAAATTGAGCAAAATCAAGACCAACAAATTGGCAAAAAGCCCCACCTGCCCAAGAAGGCACTTAATCATCTGATGATCTGGTGCAGCAGAGAGCTTGATATCCTTCTTGTTCTTGGGGTTGACGTAACCCCCAGAGTCGTTGACCACCACATCTGCCCCAACCATCAACCTGCGCCTCTTGGTCCTCCAGAACATGATCTTGAACCTCACAGCGGTGACCAAATCCACCCTGAAATGCACAGTCCCATTAGAGTAGGTTGCATGGGAGACAACTGTCCAGTTGAGCTCCTTGGGCTCCCCAACCGCAGACTTTGTGGCCTTCTTCTGATGCCCCTGGTAGAAGCTGGGCACAACAGCAGTAGCTATGGGCTTAGTGGCGTTGGGCAGAGTGAAATTGAGGTTGATGGCATCGTAGTAAATTCCCTTGTCCTTGTTGCCGTTCTCCAGCCTGAGGGTGACGTAAAGGGTCTTGTTTGTGGTGTCGTTTAGGGTCTTGTTGAGGGCAGGAATGTATAATGAGCGGACTTTGCAGGTGGGTTTTGAGGTGCGAAGGCTGAGCCACATGAAGAGGGCTGTGAGGCCAAGAGTGAAGATGAAGCTGAAGCAGCACCGGCAGCAGCCGCCTGATTCTGCCATTTTTTGATCTCCCAAGGAAAAATTGATGTAAATAAAAGGTTCAAGCTTTAGAGAAAAACAGAGTGAAAGGAGATGATtggagagtgtgtgtgtgtcggGCAATTATTAAGTACtagaaatttattatattattaatattccTTGGTGAGTGGTTGTGTATGtttgtatttatttctttaaaaaattattttttggtacgtgttttggtttttgtgtgCATTGACTTGAGTTTGTCTGAGTCTTCGACGGTAAAACCATATGAACTTTCTTGGAGGCGTGTGGGCCTCTTTCTCCAATGGACTAGCTTGCTGTAGGGTGTACCTCGGAcgaattggattggatggtCAACTCAATCCTAACTCATCCTTCacaattttgggtttggtttcgACTTTGGGTGTGGTTTCTAATTTGGTTCTCAAGGCAAGTTTGGGTTgatttgggttgggtttgaaTTGCCAATTTTATTGTGGAGAGGGTTGGGTTggattgatttttgttttaactcgtacccaaattttttatgattGAGTTATGCAGTTCAATTGGATTAACttaaaattaaacttatttttaagttttggttCTAACATaattgtttataattttttgaattcAAGATCcgcttatttttaaaacaaccCAACCCACTCTAATCGAATTAAACGATTCAGTTGGATTAATCCGAAATTGTGCCCACTTCTAGCAGAGACTGCAATGAGGAGTTATAACCAGAGTTCAATCGGGCAATACCTCAATGCCAATCCGAAAACTAATCGTGTTGAGTTTGAGGTCAGGTTGAGTTTGGGTAGGTTTTACCTAGTTCTAACCCACCTAAAAGTCATGTTGGATCCCCGAGTTGCAAGCTCCGGCAACTTCCTGGACATCGCTCGGAACCTCCTCTTTTAAATTCACTGGGAAAAGACCTTATGCACTTTCTTcgtttttaaattatattttaaaacctACTATAACTTTCCTTTTTCGTTTTTGTgctccttttttttgggtcaatgaACCctaacaaacatacaaataaaatatgcaAAGTCGCGGATGTTCAGGGAATCCTATGTTGTGCTGGCGATCAGAATCTTGCATGTGAACACATCAAACTAATTATTTATTacaccaaacaaaaaataagtattTATAACAACTCTTTTCCTGGTTCCTTCAATAACATGAAATGGTGGATGAGGTTATCAGAAACAAGGGTTTGGGAACATGCTACACTTATAAAATGTACTATCAAGGAGAAAAATATTGCATATTCatatggaaaaataaaaaataacggGCTATGACGATGTCTTTCAAAGTAGGGGGTACCTTGTCCTTGGCTACTACATTATTCCACAACTGATTTATAAGATCAAGCCTTTGATGGCATGCTTGCTTCAGCCTCCTTCTGACCTTTTTCCTCCTCAAACTTATTTATAGCCACTTGCAATTCATCTGTGCCTCCAACAGCTCTCATGGTGTAGAAGTATACTCCAAAGACAAAAGCTGACAGCCCCCCAGCAACTATAGCATTCTTCGTTTTAGGTGCAAGGCTCCTATATCCTGAAATCCCAGACATCTCTACCAGCAAAATTCTGCAGCAAGTTCTGATTTATGCTTTCAGTctgcaaacacaaaaataaaaatataaaacaagaCTCCATAGAGTGGTTGAAGGATACTGTCCaggttgaagaaaataaattcgACTGCGTTTTGAAAGAAAGTTACTTTCCAGGTTGAAGAAGACTCCATAGAGTAGTTAAAGAAGACGCCATAGAGTagtgttttatgtttttggatAACTTTGGAATGAAGGCTCGGACAAACAATTAAAAGGGCAGAGAAAATATATGTACAACAAATATGGAAAAGCAGGAGCACATTACATACAGCACTGCTGTAACAACAGCCCAGAGTACCCCATTTTAATCCACTTCCAATAAGAGACCAAAAACAACCATTCAAGATTGAAGGGGCACAAATAATTATCCACATCAAGAACATTGAAACACGACTTTAAATTACTACAAGAAAACTGTCATATAGATTCCTAACTTTGAGCATAAGCAGAACTATTACAATCAGacaaagtgattttatattctaAGAGAAATGATAATGAAGTGTAAGATATGTTGATAAGATGATTACCACTAGTATATTTGTGTTGCATAAATATATCCATCACCACCAGTATCTTTGCGTCGCAACGCCATACAAATTTCCTCTACTATTTACTTTTGCTTCTTCCATTTTATGCCAAAGGGATGCCCATTCTTAGAGTTTCTCCTAATCTGATGGCGAtaccttcttttcttttttctttgttttgttatatatGGAAACTGAAATGTTTCTATTTCTTGCTAAAAGGTTGATGAAAGTTGTTTGATTtattagaggaaaaaaaatcaaggaaGAGAATATGTGTATCTAAATCATCCAAAGTCTAGTTTTAACTACAAGTGAAACTCTCCTAGCAAAACAAGAATGAGAAAAGTACAAGGCCGTTTGAAGAATACCTAAGTTTTCAAATTCACCAATCTTTTTGCCATTTTACTAACTCATTCTTTTATGGAAACAGAAAACATTAACCCCCATAGATTTTTCAAAGCATATGCCCCTTCTCTCTCAACTTCACAAAATTGTGTATTTctaaaaattccaacaatcTCAAACTTAAAGACAGCAGCATAATTCATCGTGCCTATAGTCAGAGTTACTTTCAGTTAACAAAGcaataaaattttggaaatcGGGATTGAAACCTTCACTTTCAATACCAAAGCTCcaatttttcaaagaaataaGGGAAAAGTTTTCTAACAAGACTGATTTCCCATTTCCAAAAttccttcaatttcatcaaagcACAATATTCCGAGTACCAGTTAAGCTTGCCAAACTCCATTCCTCCAATTATTTATGATAAAAGTTGAAATCAAAACACAAGTGGAGCGagaaagagagacagagagagcaTACCTGAAAATCAAATCAACTGAGACGGAGAGAGGATTCTGTTCTACTGTTTTTCTTTAGGTCGTTTCATTTGTATTGAGTTGTATTCCCGATTTGGGCTTATGATCTTTAAGCCGGATTgttcatttttgttgttgagttACAGTTTGGGCCCGGTTCAGTTCCTCATCTTTGGGCTTTGTAAAAATGTATTTtcttctggaaaaaaaaaaacacatagaAAAGAGGGGGCTTCTGtaaacaaattacaatgaGGAGATTCAATCGAACAGTCCAATAACGATTCTGCTGGATTGAACGGCTATTAAGAACCCTATTATTATACCCCTTATAATAACCCTTCATTCTAGTCTCCCTCTAAAAAAGGgtgggttttttattttaacaaataaaaaaaggtgcTTCTAATTCTACGAGAAAGTCTTGGGTGAGTCTCTCATGCGGCAGCTCACTCACAAATAATGAAAATCAGTTGAGGCCCAAATGACGTCGATTTTTTATGAGAGAGCTACCGCATAAGAACACCTCACACACAAGCTCTGGCATAGAGCAGACATGGAACAAATCAAGGTCTAACAATCCTAATGGgcaccaaaaaatatatttaaaattagctcacatatacaaaatatatatttatttatttatttctcctAGAGCGAGCTAGTATCAATCATTGCAAGCCGCTTGTTGCCAAGTTGATACGTGATTCtctttggttttttaaaaaaaaactgaatgCAACTTATCAATAAAAAGTCATAGTGTATAGAAagatgttttcaatttgaaagcCACTACCAAGTCCAAGCGATATTGTTTTCATCTTAACCATTTAGGTTCATACAGTGGGCTGTGTTAGGCCCGATCGATGAACCTTTGAGTATAAGATTTTAACCCAAAATGCATCGATAATACACCAACACATAATTATAATTGTCTAGTTTTACATTTCAAGTACACATGCATTTTCCTGCATTTTTTAAACATCTTTTTCAAAGGAGAAATCTTGAGAGCCCTACTTTCTCACCAATTTCCTGAACGTCAATTTGAGTTTGCTGTTTATATTCCCTCAACGTGAACTGCCTATAAAGTGCTGGCTTACCGCAGCTCTTGATGACCACATCGTAGGAAGGACAGTAGAAGTAGGCCACagaaaacctctcaacttttgGGCTGGTAACCACTCGGTGCTTGATGCTTTTGTAAATGCCATTGCTCAAGGCCTACAAACATatcatataaaaatatgacCAGATTATACACATGGTATAAGGATATCCTTGTAAGAAACATGTGCGtgaatacaaaacaaaacaaaattccaagTAATTCAAGGAATATTACCTCAAAGAAGTCCCCAATGTTGACAATCAGGGCTTCAGGATTAGGTTTCACACCCAACCATCTTCcatctttatatatttcgAGACCTCCAACTTGGTCCTGGTACACTATGGTTAGGAAATCAGTATCAGTGTGAGAGATGAGGCCATACACTTGGGAAGAAAATGGACATGGAGCATATCGATTTAATCGAAGATAACTTGTTCTCGCCGGACAGTTCTCTTCGAAATAAATGGGTTTGATTCCCAAAGGCTGTGCCAGAATTTCAGCTAAGCTTCTAGCCAAACCAGACACAGTCTTCACGAATGCTTCAATTGTTGACCTGCGCAGACAGAATCGATACCAGAGGCAAATattgaacaagaaaaaaaaaatagattaataaatttatttagtgTGGTTCTCTTGGAATAAGAATTTGGCATATCTACTTAAAATTGTCACATGACCTCACCTCTTAAAGAAACTTGAAatcatcatttttttaattaaagattttGGTTTCGTTTCAACctaatctaaactacaaggGTATGATTGCATGTTTCTAAATTACatggatgaaattgaaaatccTAGAAAATTACAAGGGCGAAAATCGTCTTCCAGCCTATATAAAATTACATGGATGCCAGCTAAATTTGCCtctatttttgtaaaaaattggTCTTGGGTGTTATGTTGATCACTTGAAAACTAGGACTATATATGAATTGGAAATTAAAGTTTATAGCATCCCTACAAAACATACAATTGTGGCATTTTGTCTTGTTCCCACAAA of Prunus dulcis chromosome 4, ALMONDv2, whole genome shotgun sequence contains these proteins:
- the LOC117626184 gene encoding protein NDR1-like isoform X1, with translation MAESGGCCRCCFSFIFTLGLTALFMWLSLRTSKPTCKVRSLYIPALNKTLNDTTNKTLYVTLRLENGNKDKGIYYDAINLNFTLPNATKPIATAVVPSFYQGHQKKATKSAVGEPKELNWTVVSHATYSNGTVHFRVDLVTAVRFKIMFWRTKRRRLMVGADVVVNDSGGYVNPKNKKDIKLSAAPDHQMIKCLLGQVGLFANLLVLILLNL
- the LOC117626184 gene encoding protein NDR1-like isoform X2; its protein translation is MAESGGCCRCCFSFIFTLGLTALFMWLSLRTSKPTCKVRSLYIPALNKTLNDTTNKTLYVTLRLENGNKDKGIYYDAINLNFTLPNATKPIATAVVPSFYQGHQKKATKSAVGEPKELNWTVVSHATYSNGTVHFRVDLVTAVRFKIMFWRTKRRRLMVGADVVVNDSGGYVNPKNKKDIKLSAAPDHQMIKCLLGQVGLFANLLVLILLNL
- the LOC117626185 gene encoding uncharacterized protein LOC117626185, translated to MSGISGYRSLAPKTKNAIVAGGLSAFVFGVYFYTMRAVGGTDELQVAINKFEEEKGQKEAEASMPSKA
- the LOC117625402 gene encoding gibberellin 2-beta-dioxygenase 8-like; this encodes MMISSFFKRSTIEAFVKTVSGLARSLAEILAQPLGIKPIYFEENCPARTSYLRLNRYAPCPFSSQVYGLISHTDTDFLTIVYQDQVGGLEIYKDGRWLGVKPNPEALIVNIGDFFEALSNGIYKSIKHRVVTSPKVERFSVAYFYCPSYDVVIKSCGKPALYRQFTLREYKQQTQIDVQEIGEKVGLSRFLL